Within Mongoliitalea daihaiensis, the genomic segment ACCTACTTATGAAATACTTCCTGCTGTTCGTATTCTTCCTTAGTTTTCAAAGTATAGCTCAGCAACCCATCCAAATCTTAGACAAACAAAGCCAAGAACCTATTCCAGGGGTATTTGTGAAAGTAGGAAAACAAGTGTTGATTTCCGATGATCAAGGAGTAATTCAATACAACTTTCAGGAAGGTGATTGGCTGTTCCTCAATCATTTGGGATATGAAAATCTGACTACAAAGTTTCAAAAAGACCTGAATCGCATCCTTTTAGTTCCTTTCACTGCCGGACTTTCCGAAGTTGTAGTACGTGGATTTGAATCAGAAAGACCACTCCTAGAGCAAGCAGGGGCCATTGTACAAGTAAAGGAACACGAACTCTATCGCTTCAACGAAAATTCTATCCTCAGCGCCTTCAACACCAAAGCTGGCGTACGGGTAGAACAGCGCGCTCCGGCAAGTTATAGGATTTCAATTCGAGGTAGTTCTCTTCGCTCCCCTTTTGGAGTTCGCAATGTCAAAGTTTACTGGAATGACATTCCCTTCACTTTTGCAGATGGCACGACGGATCTGAACATTCTGGATTTAACTAATATCCAACAATCGGAAATCATCAAAGGTCCCTCTGGAAGTATTTTTGGTGCCGGAAATGGTGGCGTCATTCGCTTTGAAAGCAAGCAGCAAGTCCAAGAAAATTATCTTTCTTCTGATCTTGGGGTGGGTGATTTTGGATTGCTTCGTTACCGCATCGGTATTGATCAGCAATTGGAAAAAGGAAGTATCAGTGCTTCCTATGTACATCAGCAATCGGATGGATACAGGGAACATAGTGCTATGGATAGGAAAGTTGTACAAATAGCCTATCAGTCGGCAGTTTCTGAAAAACAATCCATTGCCACCCAAATTTTATATTCAGATCTACACTATCAAATACCAGGGGCGTTGAACCCGTCACAAGTAGAAGAAAACCGAAGACAGGCTAGGCCGGGGTCTGTGGAACAAAATAGTTCCATTGCCCAACAGACACTTTTTGGAACCCTTCGATACGAAGTCAGATTCAATGAGCGCTGGAAAAACATCAGCTCCCTCTACGTCAATACAAAAGAGTTTGAAAACCCATTCATTTTAGATTACAAGCGGGAAACTGCCTTTAGTTATGGAGGGAGAACAGCATTTACCAATGAGGGAACTTGGGGCAGGTTTCCTGTGCGCTTAGTAGTCGGTGGAGAATATCAATATGGAAATACGGCGGCCCAAAACTTTGGTAATCGAAACGGAGTAGCGGACACTGTGCGATTCAGCGACGATTTGATTACTACACAGGCATTTTTATTTCAACAGTTAGAACTTGATTGGACCTCTAAACTCCGTATGACAGTAGGGCTTTCTGAAAATTTTAGCAGATACGATATTCTTAGAAGCATTGATGCGGGCCCCAATGCGCCATCGTCCAATTCCAGG encodes:
- a CDS encoding TonB-dependent receptor family protein; translated protein: MKYFLLFVFFLSFQSIAQQPIQILDKQSQEPIPGVFVKVGKQVLISDDQGVIQYNFQEGDWLFLNHLGYENLTTKFQKDLNRILLVPFTAGLSEVVVRGFESERPLLEQAGAIVQVKEHELYRFNENSILSAFNTKAGVRVEQRAPASYRISIRGSSLRSPFGVRNVKVYWNDIPFTFADGTTDLNILDLTNIQQSEIIKGPSGSIFGAGNGGVIRFESKQQVQENYLSSDLGVGDFGLLRYRIGIDQQLEKGSISASYVHQQSDGYREHSAMDRKVVQIAYQSAVSEKQSIATQILYSDLHYQIPGALNPSQVEENRRQARPGSVEQNSSIAQQTLFGTLRYEVRFNERWKNISSLYVNTKEFENPFILDYKRETAFSYGGRTAFTNEGTWGRFPVRLVVGGEYQYGNTAAQNFGNRNGVADTVRFSDDLITTQAFLFQQLELDWTSKLRMTVGLSENFSRYDILRSIDAGPNAPSSNSRRFDPLIIPRLAMVYRINELSGVHGSISSGFSPPTIAEVRTNEGSINLDLEAERGINYEIGYRSQYGIFNLDVTAFYFQLDQTITTFTNEQGVVLFRNAGATDQRGIEASLDYAPYRNQATWIREVRLNHAYTGHYFTFARYESRGTDFSGNQLTGVAPHTLVNLLDVRSRSGFYINITHQYVDQIPLNDANTVFQDAYHLVGSRIGWRESLGSRWDLDLYGGVDNILDETYSLGNDLNAFANRFYQPAPGRNFYGGIKVGLRY